The Corylus avellana chromosome ca8, CavTom2PMs-1.0 genome has a segment encoding these proteins:
- the LOC132190446 gene encoding RING-H2 finger protein ATL13 codes for MGSLFLGFKQRNSLPSSQPYFLSQPIPPPPPNIQSDIFNLNNRVSPSILLIIIILAIIFFVSGLLHLLIRFLMRPQNRDPDDLESVTALQGQLQQLFHLHDAGVDQSFIDTLPVFNYKAIIGLKNPFDCAVCLCEFEPEDKLRLLPKCSHAFHMECIDTWLLSHSTCPLCRASLLPDFSPNHNCSPIVFVLESGSESSREIVSEAALGRTSSVLGSHHFSELGSTRIDLLHKSCEFAAKEDEASPKEMVGSDEKVVTVKLGKLRNVDGGVGGEGSSNNKVDARRCFSMGSFEYVMDENSSLQVPISTKIKKQPSKKRALPLTPGHRTAISECDCESRREFKFNAFEAIRDVEHCEGASIGKGDAVRGNKRESFSVSKIWLRGKKEKSNAAAAAADTSRRAVSFRFPVQQSVVDAEDLKAKNGDCCGRRSISEIDIGMWENGGSELGCDGERQSSNSLDSQISNTPSFARRTLLWLMGKQNKVVHSSEAPTV; via the coding sequence ATGGGCTCCCTTTTCCTGGGATTCAAACAAAGAAACTCTCTTCCTTCCTCACAACCATATTTCCTTTCTCAGCCAATCCCACCTCCACCACCCAATATTCAGTCAGATATCTTCAATTTGAACAACAGGGTGAGTCCAAGCATATTGCTCATCATTATAATTCTTGCcatcattttctttgtttctggTTTGCTTCACCTGCTTATTAGATTTCTTATGAGACCCCAAAATAGAGACCCAGATGATTTGGAGAGTGTGACTGCTCTTCAAGGGCAACTGCAGCAACTCTTCCACCTCCATGATGCTGGGGTGGACCAATCCTTCATAGACACCCTCCCTGTCTTCAATTACAAAGCAATTATAGGATTGAAGAACCCCTTTGACTGCGCTGTCTGTCTTTGTGAATTTGAGCCTGAAGACAAGCTCAGATTGTTGCCAAAATGCAGCCATGCCTTTCACATGGAGTGCATAGACACATGGCTTTTATCCCACTCCACTTGCCCTCTTTGTAGAGCTAGCTTGCTCCCTGATTTCTCCCCAAACCACAACTGCTCACCCATTGTGTTTGTTCTTGAATCTGGAAGTGAAAGCTCTAGAGAGATTGTTTCAGAGGCTGCTCTTGGCAGAACCAGCTCAGTTCTGGGTTCTCATCATTTCAGTGAATTGGGGTCTACCCGGATCGATTTATTACATAAATCCTGCGAGTTTGCTGCAAAAGAAGATGAAGCCAGTCCAAAAGAAATGGTGGGTTCAGATGAAAAAGTAGTGACTGTTAAGCTTGGGAAGTTGAGGAATGTGGATGGTGGTGTTGGTGGTGAAGGTAGTAGCAACAACAAAGTGGATGCAAGAAGGTGCTTCTCTATGGGATCATTTGAGTATGTAATGGATGAGAATTCTTCGTTGCAAGTACCCATTAGTACCAAAATCAAGAAGCAGCCAAGTAAGAAGCGTGCTCTGCCATTAACACCAGGCCACAGGACTGCAATATCTGAATGTGACTGTGAATCCAGAAGAGAATTCAAGTTCAATGCTTTTGAAGCAATTAGGGATGTTGAACATTGTGAAGGTGCAAGCATTGGCAAGGGCGATGCTGTGAGGGGGAACAAAAGAGAGAGCTTCTCTGTATCAAAGATTTGGCTAAGAGGGAAGAAGGAGAAGTCGAATGCAGCTGCCGCCGCCGCAGACACGTCGAGGCGGGCGGTTTCATTCCGGTTTCCGGTGCAGCAGAGTGTTGTTGATGCTGAAGATTTGAAGGCCAAGAATGGGGATTGTTGTGGGAGGAGAAGTATTTCTGAGATTGACATTGGGATGTGGGAGAATGGAGGGAGTGAATTGGGTTGTGATGGGGAAAGGCAGAGCAGTAACAGTTTGGACTCTCAAATATCAAACACACCATCTTTTGCAAGGCGGACATTGCTTTGGCTTATGGGAAAACAGAACAAGGTTGTTCACTCATCTGAAGCTCCAACTGTTtag
- the LOC132191141 gene encoding putative EG45-like domain containing protein 1, translating to MELHTFILVGIIASFLSAASAVPGIATFYTSYVPSACYGSKNNGVMIAAAGDAIWNGGAACGKFYTVRCTGARNAVPHPCKGGSVTVKIVDHCPGCPSTLDLSREAFSKIANPVAGIINIDYR from the exons ATGGAGCTGCATACCTTCATTTTGGTAGGCATCATTGCAAGCTTTCTCTCAGCAGCTTCAGCTGTCCCTGGAATTGCCACCTTCTACACAAGCTATGTTC CTTCTGCATGCTACGGCAGCAAAAATAATGGGGTGATGATTGCGGCAGCCGGAGATGCCATATGGAATGGTGGGGCTGCATGTGGCAAATTTTACACCGTTAGATGCACGGGAGCCCGGAACGCCGTACCGCATCCTTGCAAGGGTGGCAGCGTGACTGTGAAGATTGTGGATCACTGTCCCGGATGCCCATCGACCCTCGATTTGTCACGAGAAGCGTTTTCCAAGATTGCTAATCCTGTGGCAGGAATTATCAACATTGATTACCGTTGA